The Polaribacter sp. MED152 region ACTTGTGTTTACCCTATCTTGAGATACAGGATCGAAACCAGTACCAAAGTTTAAGTTACCACCTGTGTTACCAGATAAGTTTGGTAGAAAGTTACCTTTAGCTATTTCTACATCAATTTCTGATGATGCTAAATCTAATTTATTCTGCTGTATAGAGATGTTCTTAGCCAAGGCTTCATCTACACATTCTCTTAAAGTCCATTGTTTTTGTGAAAAAGTAGCAATAGAAGTAAATAAAGCTACAAGTACTATTAGTTGATTTCTCAAAACTTAAATATTTTTTGGTTGGTTAACACTTTCTTATCACTAGAAAGAAATGCGTTTATTTCAATTTGCTAATAAGACGATTAAAAGTAAAATTTGTTACAGTATTTTACTCTTATTGAAATGTTAATTTTTAATTCTCTTTCTATATCTGTATAAAGTGAAGAATAATACACCAATTAATAAGTAAGGAAAAACCATTAAATATGTAATTCCGTTATTTACGCCTTCAGCCATAGAAATATCTCCATTTTCTACTACAGCCTTACACATGGCACATTGAGCGTAACCAAATTGCGATAGTAATAAAAAAACTGCAATAAAAAAGTGTTTATATCTAAGCATAATAAGGAGCTATCATTAAATATACAATAACACCTGTTACTGCTACATATAACCAAATAGGAAACGTTTTTCTCGCTATCTTTTTATGAGCTGCAAAATTACCCAACTTTGCTCTCATATAGGTTAATAGCACGAAAGGTATTACTATTACAGATAGTACGATGTGCGTTATTAAAATAAAATAATACAAATAAGCAATAAAACCTTCTCCACCAAAAGTAGTAGAATCAGAGGTCATATGATAAGCGATATACATTACCAAGAAAACCAATGATAAAAGAATTGCAAACGTATTCAATTGTTCATGTAACTTTTGATTTCCATTTTTAATAGCAACTACAGCTGCAATTAAAACAACTGCTGTTAACCCATTAATAGTTGCATATATAGGTGGTAAAAAAGTTAAAGGCTCTACATCAAAACCTAATTCTCTTAAGTTAATTCCAAACAATGCTGCTACAGCTAAAGGAATAATAATAGTTAAAGCCGTAATAATTTTCTTGTACTTCTTTTCTTGTGCTAGGCTACTCATTTAATAATAATTTTATGTCTTCTTTTAATTCTTTCATTTGATCTGGAAAATCTTCATCACCCAAAGCACTATAATACATTAAAGGGTTACCTAGTTCGTCTTTTCTAGATCTTATGTAACCATCTTTATCTACTAATGCAAATAAACCTGAATGTTCAAAACCTCCATGCTCTTCTTCTCCTTTTCCAACATACAATTTAAAACCTTTGGTGGATAAATTATAAACTACCTCTTCTGACTTTCCTGTAAGCAAATGCCAATTTTTATGAGTTATACCATTATTCTTAGCATATTCTTTTAATACTTCTGGAGTATCAATTTCTGGTGTTATTGATATAGATGCAATACCAAATTCTGGATTTCCAAAAAACGAGTTTTGTAAAACCAGCATTTTTTGATTCATAATAGGACAAATACTAGGGCATGTAGAAAAGAAAAACTCTACTACATATACTTTGTCTTTATAATTTTCATTGGTAATAGTTTCACCCTCTTGATTTATAAATTCGAAATCAGGTACTTTACCAAATTTCATTAAACCAGAGTCTTCGAATCTGCCCACTATTTTAGGAATAGCATAAATACCAAATAACAATATAATAAAAGCAATACCTACGTATGAATACTTCTTTTTCATAATCCTACTTCCTTTCTGTTGGCTTTATTCTTATTTTTATCTTTAAAGGCTGCATAATATTCATAGTACAAAACCTTAACATCATCCTTTAGTTTACTATTTAATACAGAAACCGAATTTATATTGTACCCATAAAGTTTTCCATCTGAAGTATCATCATCATTTGTTCTACCTCTTAAGTTACCTTCTCTATCTATTAAAAAAACATTATTGGTTGTCAAATCTACCAATGGTTCATTAATAGACATAGTATCGTAAAAACCTTCTATTTCGCCTTCTGAGCTTTCTACAAAAATCCAGTTTTGCATATCTGTAAAATCAGATAGCTTTTCTTTTAAACGATCAACTGCTGCATCACTCCCTTTAGGATAAATAGCGATAATTTGAAATTGCTTATAGTCTAAGAAAGTTTTGTAAATCTTTTCATTCAAGGCTAAAATTCCGGGTCTCATATTTTCAGTATTGTTTCCAAGAAAACTAACAATTGAAATATGGCCTTTAAATGAAGTTTGATTTTTGCTATCTATTTCAGAAATATCTGCAACGTTCTTAGTTAGCACAGGTAACTTTGTAAAGTTATTAGTACCTGTAGATAAAATTAAAAACAGTATTAATGGAAAGATAAAAAGTAGAAATAATACAATTCTTTTCTTGGTAAAAAACTTCATAAGGGAATAAATTATAATTGAACTAGAACTAGTTTTGTGCTTATTAAGTATAGAAAAAGGTGGTTAAAACCACCTTTTTTATTTTTTTACCAACGTACAAGTGGCGCTAAAGTATCGAACAAATAATTACCTTCTATTAGTAATAAAGTTACTAAGTAACAGATTAGGAAAATTCCTGTCCAAACTATAGATCTTCTAAACCATTTTTTCTCACCTTCTAAGTGCATAAAAGACCATGCAATGTAGTAAGCTTTAAACAAGGTTAAAATTATAAAGATCCAGTTTAAAGGACTTGTACCTAAAAAACTTGTTAAATGTAAAATGTCTGGTTTTATGATACCTAATGCTACTTCAACAATAGTAACTATAGATAGTAAACCAAATACCATCCATATTTTCTTAACGTTAGATTCGTGTGCGTGTGCCATTTGTTGCTCTTATTTTTTAATTATACTAAGTAGAAGAATGTAAATACGAATACCCAAACTAAATCTACAAAGTGCCAATATAATCCTACCTTTTCTACCATTTCATAATGTCCTCTTTTTTCATAAGTACCAAGAATTACATTAAAAAATATGATGATGTTAATTACTATTCCAGAGAATACGTGAAAACCGTGGAAACCTGTAATAAAGAAAAAGAAATCTGCAAATATGGTGTTACCATATTCGTTTACTTTTAAGTTAGCGCCTTCAACAACCATGTTTGCTTTAGCCAACTCTTCTAAACCTTTTTCTCTAGAAAAGATAATTTTTTGTTTCTTATCCATATCTATTTGCTCACTTCTAATTAAAATAGAAGGGTTTGCCTCATAAGAAGCCATAACTTGAGCTACAGAATATTCAGGTACTGTTTTTTCACCTTCAAACCACAAACCATTCTTTTTGGTATGTGTTATTCTACCATCTGTTCTTTCTCCCACAACAAAATCAGAAAGTGCTATTTGATGACCATCTTTTACAAACTGTAATACTTTACCATCTGTAGTTTTAACTGCACCATAAGAACCTTTAATAAACGTATTCCATTCCCAAGCTTGAGAACCAACGAAAATTAAACCTCCAATAATGGTAGCAAACATATACCAAGCTACTTTATTCTTTTGCATTTTATGACCAGCATCTACAGCCAATACCATAGTTACCGAAGAAAATATTAATACAAACGTCATAAATGCAACATAATACATAGGGAATTCTCCATGTATAAAAGGGATGTGCGTAAATACCTCATCTGCAATTGGCCAAGAATCGATAAATTTAAAACGCGTTAAACCATAAGCTGCTAAAAATCCTGAGAATGTTAGTGCATCAGATAGAATGAAGAACCACATCATCATTTTACCATAGCTTGCACCAAATGGTCTTACTCCACCACCACTCCAAGTGTTTTTTCCGTCTGAAGGTATAGCAATATTTGCTTCCATAAATAATATTTAATTAAAATCTTAAATGTTTGTCAAAATTAATCAATTTTCATCACCTAATAAAATAGAAAAAGAAAAATAGATAAATCCATAATAAATCTACAAAATGCCAGAAAATAGCTCCTAATTCGAACCCTAGCAAATCATTTGGCTTGTATTTATATTTAAAATGATTATAAATTACAACAAATAGTACAATAACCCCTGCAAAGATGTGCAAGATGTGCATAAATGTAATACCAATTATAAAAGATGTAGATACTGTGCTTTCTGGCCCAGTAAAAAATAAACCTACACTTTTTAACTGATTAAAACCTACATATTGTTGCCAAATAAAACCTAGTCCTAAAGCCAAGGTAAGTACCAAGAAAATTAGTGACATTTGTCTTTTATCTTTCTTTAAAAAGCTTTGCG contains the following coding sequences:
- a CDS encoding DUF420 domain-containing protein, with amino-acid sequence MSSLAQEKKYKKIITALTIIIPLAVAALFGINLRELGFDVEPLTFLPPIYATINGLTAVVLIAAVVAIKNGNQKLHEQLNTFAILLSLVFLVMYIAYHMTSDSTTFGGEGFIAYLYYFILITHIVLSVIVIPFVLLTYMRAKLGNFAAHKKIARKTFPIWLYVAVTGVIVYLMIAPYYA
- a CDS encoding cytochrome c oxidase subunit 3 translates to MIEEQALEQEYKAAQSKSAKPMLWVAMISMVMFFAGLTSAYVISMKRDDWVDFDLPQAFFISTGLIVLSSITLFLSQSFLKKDKRQMSLIFLVLTLALGLGFIWQQYVGFNQLKSVGLFFTGPESTVSTSFIIGITFMHILHIFAGVIVLFVVIYNHFKYKYKPNDLLGFELGAIFWHFVDLLWIYLFFFFYFIR
- a CDS encoding SCO family protein, yielding MKKKYSYVGIAFIILLFGIYAIPKIVGRFEDSGLMKFGKVPDFEFINQEGETITNENYKDKVYVVEFFFSTCPSICPIMNQKMLVLQNSFFGNPEFGIASISITPEIDTPEVLKEYAKNNGITHKNWHLLTGKSEEVVYNLSTKGFKLYVGKGEEEHGGFEHSGLFALVDKDGYIRSRKDELGNPLMYYSALGDEDFPDQMKELKEDIKLLLNE
- a CDS encoding cytochrome C oxidase subunit IV family protein → MAHAHESNVKKIWMVFGLLSIVTIVEVALGIIKPDILHLTSFLGTSPLNWIFIILTLFKAYYIAWSFMHLEGEKKWFRRSIVWTGIFLICYLVTLLLIEGNYLFDTLAPLVRW
- a CDS encoding cytochrome c oxidase subunit 3, which codes for MEANIAIPSDGKNTWSGGGVRPFGASYGKMMMWFFILSDALTFSGFLAAYGLTRFKFIDSWPIADEVFTHIPFIHGEFPMYYVAFMTFVLIFSSVTMVLAVDAGHKMQKNKVAWYMFATIIGGLIFVGSQAWEWNTFIKGSYGAVKTTDGKVLQFVKDGHQIALSDFVVGERTDGRITHTKKNGLWFEGEKTVPEYSVAQVMASYEANPSILIRSEQIDMDKKQKIIFSREKGLEELAKANMVVEGANLKVNEYGNTIFADFFFFITGFHGFHVFSGIVINIIIFFNVILGTYEKRGHYEMVEKVGLYWHFVDLVWVFVFTFFYLV